One window of the Pseudomonadota bacterium genome contains the following:
- the pcnB gene encoding polynucleotide adenylyltransferase PcnB: protein MEPRIIPRKEHRISRKQISPNALRTLYRLHGYGFIAYLVGGCVRDLLLERIPKDFDIATNAAPRQIRRIFRNCFLIGRRFRLAHLHFQDEILEVATFRRAALPSDNADTEETVHHNRPPRHIKDEDGMVLRDNIFGTPEEDALCRDFTINALAYNIADFSIIDYSTGLSDLQQRLIRPIGNPYVRFTEDPVRMLRAVRFSASHNLVIEPATWEILCELSSAISRVAPSRLYEEIQKLFLLGSARPGFSLLDKSGLLAALFPGLSRWIYANNHRLTLLQANLECFDQLCRNGTPPSPALFLTTLFGPSLEEAVLARHRDGIPYQQALDNICAIFMEEVCKPASIPGRVGNQLRAILALQPSLHRMPPRRPLSIVSRPEFADAMSYLRLTAETRRENRTSLEWWDTFLLEAPFVTCSETPTNEAPVKRPRKRRRKHRHTPTGLPSD, encoded by the coding sequence ATGGAACCACGAATTATTCCCCGAAAGGAACACCGTATATCACGCAAGCAGATAAGCCCCAATGCCTTGCGCACGCTCTACAGACTTCATGGATACGGTTTTATCGCCTATCTGGTAGGGGGATGCGTCCGCGACCTGCTTCTGGAGCGGATACCCAAGGACTTCGACATAGCCACAAATGCCGCACCCAGGCAGATCAGGCGGATTTTTCGCAACTGCTTTCTCATAGGTCGCCGTTTCAGGTTGGCCCATCTTCATTTTCAGGATGAAATCCTGGAAGTAGCCACGTTCCGCCGTGCTGCCCTTCCTTCCGACAATGCTGACACTGAAGAGACAGTGCACCATAACCGCCCTCCCCGCCACATCAAGGACGAGGATGGAATGGTGCTGCGGGACAACATCTTTGGGACACCGGAAGAGGATGCTCTCTGCCGTGACTTCACTATCAACGCCCTTGCCTACAATATTGCAGATTTTTCAATTATTGACTACAGCACCGGACTAAGCGACCTCCAGCAGCGGCTTATTCGTCCCATCGGCAATCCTTATGTCCGATTTACGGAAGACCCTGTACGAATGTTGCGTGCTGTTCGTTTTTCCGCATCCCATAACCTCGTCATAGAACCTGCTACCTGGGAGATCCTCTGCGAGCTGTCCTCCGCCATCTCCCGCGTTGCACCGTCAAGGCTCTACGAAGAGATACAGAAGCTCTTTCTGCTTGGGTCTGCTCGACCTGGTTTCAGCCTCCTGGACAAGAGCGGACTCCTTGCCGCCCTTTTCCCCGGTCTCAGTCGGTGGATCTATGCAAACAACCATCGCCTGACATTGCTGCAGGCAAACCTTGAATGCTTTGACCAACTATGTCGAAATGGAACGCCCCCATCGCCGGCGCTCTTCCTAACGACACTCTTCGGCCCCAGCCTGGAGGAGGCGGTACTGGCACGCCACCGCGACGGCATCCCCTACCAGCAGGCACTGGATAACATATGTGCTATTTTCATGGAAGAAGTCTGCAAGCCCGCGAGTATTCCTGGACGGGTCGGTAATCAACTGCGCGCTATTCTCGCCCTCCAGCCCTCCCTGCATAGAATGCCCCCACGACGTCCACTTTCCATAGTCAGCAGGCCTGAATTTGCAGACGCCATGTCATATCTCCGTCTTACAGCGGAGACGAGAAGGGAAAACAGAACCTCCCTGGAATGGTGGGACACCTTCCTTCTGGAGGCTCCATTCGTAACGTGTTCAGAAACACCAACCAATGAAGCCCCTGTAAAACGACCAAGAAAGAGACGGCGTAAACATCGCCATACTCCGACCGGACTGCCGTCTGACTAA